CCCGGTCATGGCCATCCTGACCCATTTTTGCAATCATGATTCTGGGTCGCCTACCTTCTTCTACGGCAAAGTCGTCGGCCATCTTTCTGGCCTTATCAAAGCTTTTGTCGTTTTTGATTTCTTTGGAATACACTCCTGTAAATGATTGAATTTTAGCGCGGTAACGTCCAAAAATCTCTTCCATCGCATCGCTGATCTCTCCTAAGGTTGCACGCGCTCTTGCTGCTTTCACCGCTAAAGCTAATAAATTTTCACGCTCGGTTTCGTTTTCTTTAGCTTTCTTGGATGTTAAGGTAATCTGGGACAAGATCTCCTGCACAGCAGGTTCGTTTCTGGTCGATTTAATGTGTTCTATCTGAGCGACCTGTTGTTTGCGCACTTTGTCATTGTCCACTTCCAAAATTTGAAGATCGTCCTCATCTTGTAAACGATACTTATTTACCCCCACTATGGTGTCTTGTCCGCTATCGATACGGGCTTGTTTTCTAGCAGCAGCTTCTTCAATTCTCATTTTTGGTATCCCTGCCTCAATAGCTTTGGTCATGCCCCCGAGCTCTTCTACCTCTTCCAAAAGTTGCCAAGCTTCTTCCGCTATTTCTTTGGTAAGGTTTTCAACAACATAACTTCCTGCCCAAGGATCTACAGTTTTGGTAATGTGGGTCTCTTGCTGCAAATAAATTTGAGTGTTCCTGGCAATTCTAGCAGAAAAGTCGGTTGGTAACGCTATTGCTTCATCCAGGGCATTGGTATGCAAACTTTGGGTACCTCCAAAAGTGGCTGCCATTGCTTCAATGGTTGTTCGTGCTACATTGTTAAAAGGGTCTTGTTCCGTTAGGCTCCAACCACTGGTCTGACTATGGGTCCGCAACATGGATGATTTTTCATTTTTCGGGTGGAATTTTTTCAAAAGCTTGGCCCAAAGCAAGCGACCTGCCCTCATTTTGGCAATCTCTGTAAAGTGATTCATGCCAATTCCCCAGAAAAAAGAAAGCCTAGGGGCAAAATCATCGATTTTAAGACCAGCTTTTAATCCGGTTCTAATATATTCTATGCCATCAGCAAGTGTATAGGCAAGTTCAAGGGCGGCAGGTGCTCCTGCTTCGTGCATGTGATAACCGGATATACTGATACTGTTGAATTTTGGCATATACTTGCTGGTATACTCAAAAATATCGGCGACCAATTGCATGGATGGTGT
The nucleotide sequence above comes from Flagellimonas sp. HMM57. Encoded proteins:
- the scpA gene encoding methylmalonyl-CoA mutase, translating into MNFAAGIAPFLRGPYSTMYVRRPWTIRQYAGFSTAEESNAFYRRNLEAGQKGLSVAFDLPTHRGYDSDNERVVGDVGKAGVAIDSVEDMKVLFDGIPLDKMSVSMTMNGAVLPIMAFYIVAAEEQGVTKEKLSGTIQNDILKEFMVRNTYIYPPTPSMQLVADIFEYTSKYMPKFNSISISGYHMHEAGAPAALELAYTLADGIEYIRTGLKAGLKIDDFAPRLSFFWGIGMNHFTEIAKMRAGRLLWAKLLKKFHPKNEKSSMLRTHSQTSGWSLTEQDPFNNVARTTIEAMAATFGGTQSLHTNALDEAIALPTDFSARIARNTQIYLQQETHITKTVDPWAGSYVVENLTKEIAEEAWQLLEEVEELGGMTKAIEAGIPKMRIEEAAARKQARIDSGQDTIVGVNKYRLQDEDDLQILEVDNDKVRKQQVAQIEHIKSTRNEPAVQEILSQITLTSKKAKENETERENLLALAVKAARARATLGEISDAMEEIFGRYRAKIQSFTGVYSKEIKNDKSFDKARKMADDFAVEEGRRPRIMIAKMGQDGHDRGAKVVATGYADLGFDVDIGPLFQTPTEVAKQAVENDVHVLGISSLAGGHKTLVPEVVKELKNYGREDIMVIVGGVIPKQDYEHLLKHGAVAVFGPGTKISSAAIEILKILMD